The following DNA comes from bacterium.
GAGCACCAGACCTTGGGGCCGGTGTTCGCCACACCGCTGGCCCTGGACGGCCGGGTGCTGATCGGTTCCTCGGATTGCAAACTTTACGCCCTGGATGCGGGCAGCGGCGAGCTGCTCTGGGACAGCCAGGTGGGCGGGGAACTGCGCTATGCCAGTTGCCTGCTTGGGCAGACAGTGCTGAGCGGCGGGGCGGACGGCACCCTGACCGCCCACGAGCTGGAGCGTGGCGAGGTGCGCTGGCGCTACCAGACCCGGGCCGCGATCAACTGCTCGCCCTCGGCCGAGGGCGAGACGGTCTACACCGGCTCGGATGACCGTCACCTCCACGCGGTGAGCCTGGAGGACGGGGAGATGGTCTGGCATTTCCGCACCGAGAACGCCGTGCGCTCCACCGCGGCGCTAACCGCCACGCGGGTGGTGCTGACCAGTCTGGACGGGCGCTGCTACTGCCTGGAAAAATACACCGGCATGCTGGTCTGGTCGTACCGCACCAATGACTCGATCCTCTCCTCGCCCGCCGTGGCGGGGGAGACAGTGATATTCGGCTCTGGGGACGGGTTCCTGTACGGCCTGGGCCTGGACAGCGGACGGCTGAGCTGGCGCTGCCGCATCGGCAGCCCGGTGATCTCCAGCCCGGCCGTGGCCGGGGGAATAATCTACGTGGGCGCCGAGGACGGGTTCCTCTACGCGTTCGGCGAGCGCCCGGAAACACCCGAAAAGAAACAACGTAAATCCACTTGAGGTGTGAACAGATGGAAAACGGTTCGCAGGCGGCCGCCTCCCTGGCTGGGGCGCGTCGCAGCCTGAAACAGGTGCATCGCCTGGTGGTGAAAATCGGCACGCGCGTGCTCACCGGCGAGGACAACAATATCGCCCTGGAGCGTATCGACCGTCTGGCCGCGCGGGTCGTGGCCCTGCAGGAGCGGGGAATGACCGTGGTGCTGGTCTCCAGTGGCGCGGTGGGAGCGGGTATGGGACGGCTGGGCCTGAAGAGCTACCCGCGCCTCATTCCCGACCGTCAGGCCGTGGCCGCGGTGGGACAGGTTCGTCTGATGAAAATGTGGGAGCACGCGTTCGAGGCACACGGCCGTCATGTGGGCCAGGTGCTGGTCACGGCCGAGGATTTCCAGAACCGCCGCAAGTACGTGAACCTGCAGAACACCTTCGAGAGCCTGTTGCGCCTGGGCGTGGTCCCGGTGGTGAACGAGAATGACAGCGTGGCCGTGCGCGAGCTCAAGTACGGCGACAACGACAGCCTGAGCGCCCACGTGACCGCCCTGGTGAACGCCGAGCTGCTGGTGATCCTGACCGACATCGACGGCCTCTACACGGCCAGCCCCAAGTTCGACCCGTCCGCCACGCGCATCCCGGTGGTGAGCGAGATCACCGCCGAGATGCAGCGCTCGACCCGCGGCAAGGGCAGCGAGGTTTCGATCGGCGGGATGAAAACCAAGCTGGCCGCGGCCGAGCTGGTGACCGGCGCGGGCCGCCGCCTGGTGATCG
Coding sequences within:
- the proB gene encoding glutamate 5-kinase, which produces MENGSQAAASLAGARRSLKQVHRLVVKIGTRVLTGEDNNIALERIDRLAARVVALQERGMTVVLVSSGAVGAGMGRLGLKSYPRLIPDRQAVAAVGQVRLMKMWEHAFEAHGRHVGQVLVTAEDFQNRRKYVNLQNTFESLLRLGVVPVVNENDSVAVRELKYGDNDSLSAHVTALVNAELLVILTDIDGLYTASPKFDPSATRIPVVSEITAEMQRSTRGKGSEVSIGGMKTKLAAAELVTGAGRRLVIASGRDCDLDGIVEGRDIGTLFVPRAEGLPRRKQWIAFSSRSRGRLLVDEGARRALAERAGSLLSSGVRQVQGSFEPGDVVEIVCTADDMVFAKGVSSYSAEDLERIKGLHSSRINEVLGHAAPDEVVHKDNLVLLNGQ
- a CDS encoding PQQ-binding-like beta-propeller repeat protein translates to MSGEVNAAEWPLFHRDCSRTGFTPEEAPAHPELLWMLQTGARVFFASPTVAGGRCYCGSRDGYLYALDCRSGEFLWRARTGDEGNLSNAVSQGRVFAGSSRDGSLRAFDALSGTLLWEHQTLGPVFATPLALDGRVLIGSSDCKLYALDAGSGELLWDSQVGGELRYASCLLGQTVLSGGADGTLTAHELERGEVRWRYQTRAAINCSPSAEGETVYTGSDDRHLHAVSLEDGEMVWHFRTENAVRSTAALTATRVVLTSLDGRCYCLEKYTGMLVWSYRTNDSILSSPAVAGETVIFGSGDGFLYGLGLDSGRLSWRCRIGSPVISSPAVAGGIIYVGAEDGFLYAFGERPETPEKKQRKST